Proteins found in one Spirosoma rhododendri genomic segment:
- a CDS encoding PAS domain-containing sensor histidine kinase — MPDPQQPNQLSAHQSSQPNITFALQAAGIGTWDLNILQQEVWWDERCKELYGFDKDDIVPYNQVLSYMHPDDRSRVDAAVQWALNPDSQGHYDIQFRTVGATNGQLRWLHCRGRAFFTTQRVAYRFSGIAQDITELVAVHQQLDASKAQFTDLVMATPTATAVFVGRDMLIQQVNGPMLTIWGKDNSVIGKILHVAMPELEDQPFLAQLQHVFDTGEPFRHDESLTDVLDKGQLKRVWFNHAYNPLYDQHGRIYGVINTATDVTAQVMARRQLEESKVVLQNAVELAELGTWSMDCQTGETQLSERHAAMFGLTTTLMPYEQALIIVHPDDQPRVKAAFLAAQQPDSDGRYQAEYRIINAHTGQQQYIRAVGETSFDEQGHPICITGTTQDISLERESQRLLARQVQERTQELQLVNQDLQRSNDNLQQFAYVASHDLQEPLRKIQSFGSLLVEQDADRLSETGQSYLQRMMSAGARMSILIKDLLAYSRIATRQQTFGLISLETVLEQVLATLDWVIADRKAQIELDALPLISGDESQLSQLFQNLFSNAIKFTPAGQSPRIRVTCFQRERSELPIDATPTSPALHFIQISVSDQGVGFDKKYLARIFQVFQRLHGQNEYPGTGVGLAICQRVVENHGGAITADSQPGQGATFCVYLPATW, encoded by the coding sequence ATGCCTGATCCGCAACAGCCCAACCAACTATCCGCTCATCAGTCGTCGCAACCAAACATTACTTTTGCCCTGCAAGCCGCTGGCATCGGCACCTGGGACTTGAACATTCTCCAGCAGGAAGTGTGGTGGGACGAACGCTGCAAAGAACTCTACGGCTTTGATAAAGATGATATCGTGCCGTATAACCAGGTACTCTCCTACATGCATCCTGATGACCGTTCCCGCGTCGATGCGGCGGTGCAGTGGGCGTTGAATCCAGACTCGCAGGGGCACTATGATATTCAATTTCGCACGGTTGGGGCCACCAATGGCCAACTGCGATGGCTGCACTGCCGGGGACGAGCCTTCTTCACTACTCAGCGCGTAGCCTACCGGTTCTCGGGTATTGCGCAGGATATTACCGAGTTGGTAGCTGTTCACCAGCAACTCGACGCTAGTAAGGCCCAATTTACTGACCTGGTAATGGCCACGCCCACGGCCACGGCCGTTTTTGTGGGCCGGGATATGCTCATTCAGCAGGTCAACGGCCCTATGCTGACCATCTGGGGCAAAGACAACTCGGTGATCGGTAAAATCCTGCACGTAGCCATGCCCGAACTGGAAGACCAGCCCTTTCTGGCCCAGCTTCAGCATGTTTTCGATACAGGCGAACCCTTTCGCCATGATGAAAGCTTAACCGACGTACTCGACAAGGGGCAGCTAAAACGGGTCTGGTTCAATCACGCCTACAACCCGCTTTATGACCAGCATGGGCGGATTTATGGGGTGATTAATACCGCCACCGACGTGACCGCTCAGGTAATGGCCCGGCGGCAGTTGGAGGAAAGTAAAGTCGTGCTCCAAAACGCGGTTGAGTTGGCCGAACTCGGCACGTGGAGCATGGATTGCCAAACCGGCGAAACGCAGCTCTCCGAGCGCCATGCCGCTATGTTCGGTCTGACGACGACGTTGATGCCCTATGAACAAGCGTTGATCATCGTGCATCCCGATGACCAGCCGCGGGTGAAGGCCGCTTTCCTGGCCGCCCAGCAGCCGGATTCTGACGGCCGCTACCAGGCGGAGTACCGAATCATTAACGCCCACACGGGTCAGCAGCAATACATCCGGGCCGTGGGGGAAACCAGCTTTGATGAGCAAGGACATCCCATCTGTATCACTGGTACGACCCAAGATATTAGCCTGGAGCGGGAGTCGCAGCGCTTGTTAGCGCGCCAGGTGCAGGAGCGGACCCAGGAACTTCAACTGGTTAATCAGGACCTGCAACGCTCGAATGATAATCTGCAACAGTTTGCCTATGTGGCTTCTCACGATTTGCAGGAGCCGCTGCGTAAGATTCAATCCTTCGGTTCGCTGCTAGTGGAGCAGGACGCCGACCGGCTTAGCGAGACCGGTCAAAGCTACCTTCAGCGCATGATGAGCGCCGGTGCCCGCATGTCCATATTAATCAAGGATCTATTAGCCTATTCACGAATTGCCACCCGTCAGCAGACCTTTGGGCTGATCTCGCTGGAGACCGTTCTGGAACAGGTGCTCGCCACCCTCGACTGGGTAATTGCAGACCGGAAGGCGCAGATTGAGCTGGATGCATTGCCGCTGATCAGTGGCGACGAATCGCAATTGAGCCAGTTGTTTCAGAATCTATTCAGTAACGCCATTAAGTTTACCCCCGCTGGCCAGTCTCCCCGGATCCGGGTTACGTGCTTTCAGCGCGAGCGATCCGAACTACCCATCGACGCAACGCCCACGAGCCCTGCTCTGCATTTCATTCAGATCAGCGTGAGCGATCAGGGAGTGGGTTTCGACAAGAAGTATCTGGCTCGCATTTTCCAAGTGTTTCAGCGACTGCACGGGCAGAACGAGTATCCGGGTACGGGGGTTGGGTTGGCCATCTGCCAGCGAGTGGTAGAAAATCACGGGGGCGCTATCACAGCGGACAGTCAGCCGGGACAGGGGGCTACTTTCTGCGTGTATCTGCCAGCTACTTGGTAG
- a CDS encoding LytR/AlgR family response regulator transcription factor — protein sequence MADTISILIVEDELLIAETLRYSVEDLGFTVIGIASTFEQAIALIDQHRPDLTLLDINLNSERTTDSGLALADRLANDYRSAFIFLTAYSDYDTILQATRLRPGGYLIKPINPATLFAAIQTTIENQINSTKPAATANQPTQQRDFFFIKVGNRNVKIHWRNVYCLEASKNYVQIRVIGTPVTYNVRGTLSFVQQQLVPVAIQPYLKQFSRSTVINIQHVTHFDADFVYCGSFKAGNSRFSYKELQVLLTDLPASL from the coding sequence ATGGCTGATACTATTTCCATTTTGATAGTCGAAGACGAGTTATTGATTGCGGAGACGTTACGGTACAGTGTGGAAGACCTGGGATTTACAGTTATCGGCATTGCCAGCACGTTCGAGCAGGCCATTGCGCTGATCGACCAGCATCGACCTGATCTCACCCTGCTTGATATTAATTTAAATAGTGAGCGGACAACTGATAGTGGGCTTGCCCTTGCCGACCGGTTGGCTAATGATTATCGATCAGCCTTTATTTTTCTGACAGCTTACTCCGACTACGACACTATTTTACAGGCCACCCGGTTACGCCCCGGTGGTTATCTAATCAAGCCGATAAATCCAGCCACCTTATTTGCTGCCATTCAGACGACTATTGAAAATCAGATTAATTCAACTAAACCAGCTGCTACCGCTAACCAGCCGACCCAACAGCGCGATTTCTTCTTTATCAAAGTCGGCAACCGGAACGTAAAAATTCATTGGCGTAACGTCTACTGTCTGGAGGCCAGTAAAAACTACGTTCAAATCAGAGTCATCGGTACACCGGTAACGTACAATGTAAGAGGAACGCTTAGTTTTGTGCAACAACAACTGGTTCCGGTGGCTATTCAACCCTACCTCAAGCAGTTCAGTCGTAGTACAGTCATCAATATTCAACACGTCACTCATTTCGATGCTGATTTCGTCTACTGTGGCTCATTCAAAGCTGGCAATTCCCGCTTCAGCTATAAAGAATTACAAGTACTGTTGACTGATCTACCAGCCTCACTGTGA
- a CDS encoding NUDIX hydrolase: protein MHSYTNSHRILVALDCIIFGFDGKSLKLLLIKRNFEPEFGKWSLMGGFLEENEDLHSAASRILFTLTGLHNNYLEYLQTFGAVDRDPVERTISVIHYALVTIDDQDPAALEAHNASWIDLGDKPTLIFDHNQMVETALRQLRYKAAMYPIGFELLPEKFTVPQLHKLYEAIYNVPLDRRNFSRRVIATDLLRRTGEKDETSSTKKGQLYALNTEKYQAYLNGYATFMPELAELTAC from the coding sequence ATGCATAGCTATACCAATAGTCACCGGATACTGGTCGCCTTAGACTGTATCATCTTCGGGTTTGACGGTAAATCGCTCAAACTGTTGTTGATCAAGCGAAACTTCGAGCCTGAGTTTGGCAAGTGGTCGCTGATGGGTGGCTTTCTGGAAGAAAACGAAGATTTGCATTCGGCCGCTTCGCGCATCCTGTTTACACTGACCGGCCTGCACAACAACTATCTGGAATATCTTCAGACGTTCGGCGCGGTTGACCGGGATCCCGTCGAGCGAACTATATCGGTGATACACTATGCACTGGTTACGATTGACGATCAGGACCCGGCCGCGCTGGAGGCTCATAACGCGTCGTGGATCGATTTGGGTGATAAACCGACCCTGATTTTCGACCACAATCAGATGGTGGAAACGGCCCTGCGGCAACTGCGCTACAAAGCGGCCATGTACCCCATCGGGTTTGAATTGCTGCCCGAAAAATTCACGGTGCCGCAACTGCATAAACTTTACGAAGCGATCTATAACGTGCCGCTTGACCGGCGGAATTTTAGTCGGCGAGTGATTGCCACTGATCTGCTGCGCAGGACGGGTGAAAAAGACGAAACATCATCGACCAAGAAAGGCCAGTTGTACGCGCTCAATACCGAAAAATACCAGGCCTATCTGAACGGGTACGCCACGTTTATGCCCGAGCTGGCCGAACTCACAGCATGTTAA
- a CDS encoding sensor histidine kinase: protein MADSATQLRFIWAGNEEYRQKKGFASFTKSLAYYDSAQVIADRWKNRRMLARAANAKGRVYDAWEKEPQLTIRYYGRTAALYRPMTDEQYRYLYTTHLLAHAYEKARDTLHTVAVLTKLYHELVWRDTTQLKMYDFTPEMALIATGVGANSLATRILTHLTRRAWIVNDSMTYSYLDHYYLTRSRIDAYTKQHHHSPYIDSLTQVFAGSRNMLDSLYYAENLARLHRQQQRHQTASYFYELANELTHRLNNTSAVAQMQTALVSSELLVEKNKLAYQTAVREIRWQTVWILGALLLIISLLSFYLFRRNRLIETQAKRLTHLNEQLDDQIAQVQLLNKEIQHRVKNNLSMIYSLLRMQERKAEHPETLMQLQQARLRVESIATLHNQLISEASLINLDAYIRSMLDSIVGCYDKVVSTQFEIAPVSIPNKYYLPLALMLTEWVTNSLKHGLPPGDELTIQITLCQQQHELRVSYADNGQLVNQSPTPNLGMDIVTLLARQINGDLTVSPHNPYHYQLRFTYG, encoded by the coding sequence TTGGCTGACAGCGCGACGCAGCTACGGTTCATTTGGGCAGGTAACGAAGAGTACCGGCAGAAGAAAGGGTTTGCCTCGTTTACTAAAAGTCTGGCTTATTACGACAGTGCTCAAGTCATTGCCGACCGGTGGAAAAACCGCCGGATGCTGGCCCGGGCCGCTAATGCCAAGGGCCGGGTTTACGATGCCTGGGAGAAAGAGCCCCAACTTACGATTCGTTATTATGGCCGGACGGCTGCGCTGTACCGACCGATGACCGATGAGCAGTATCGGTACCTGTATACGACGCACCTGCTGGCTCATGCCTATGAAAAAGCGCGCGATACGCTCCACACCGTAGCCGTGCTTACCAAGCTTTACCATGAACTGGTCTGGCGCGACACCACCCAGTTGAAGATGTATGATTTTACACCGGAGATGGCACTCATCGCAACCGGGGTAGGCGCTAACTCGCTGGCAACCCGGATACTGACTCATCTTACCCGTCGTGCCTGGATCGTAAACGACTCCATGACGTACAGTTATCTGGACCATTATTATTTAACGCGCAGTCGAATCGATGCCTATACCAAACAGCATCACCACTCGCCTTATATTGACTCCCTGACCCAAGTTTTTGCCGGAAGCCGGAACATGCTGGACAGCCTGTATTATGCGGAAAATCTAGCCCGACTCCACCGCCAGCAGCAGCGCCATCAGACAGCCAGCTATTTTTACGAGTTGGCCAACGAACTGACGCATCGGCTCAACAACACCAGTGCTGTGGCTCAGATGCAGACCGCACTGGTCAGCAGCGAACTACTGGTTGAAAAAAATAAACTGGCTTATCAGACGGCCGTACGGGAAATTCGCTGGCAGACGGTCTGGATCCTTGGTGCCCTACTGCTTATCATAAGCTTACTAAGCTTTTATCTGTTTCGTCGAAACCGGCTGATCGAAACGCAGGCGAAACGACTGACCCACCTCAACGAGCAGCTCGATGATCAGATTGCGCAGGTACAACTGCTGAACAAGGAAATTCAGCACCGGGTTAAGAATAACCTGTCGATGATTTACAGTCTGCTGCGTATGCAGGAGCGAAAAGCGGAGCATCCTGAAACGTTGATGCAGTTGCAGCAGGCCCGGTTACGCGTGGAGTCCATTGCCACGCTGCATAATCAACTGATTAGCGAAGCGAGTTTGATTAATCTTGATGCTTACATCCGATCAATGCTCGATTCGATAGTCGGGTGTTACGACAAAGTTGTGTCAACGCAGTTTGAGATTGCGCCGGTTTCGATTCCAAACAAGTACTATCTACCGCTGGCACTGATGCTGACGGAGTGGGTTACCAACTCACTGAAACATGGCTTACCGCCGGGAGATGAACTGACCATTCAGATTACGCTTTGCCAGCAGCAACACGAATTGCGTGTCAGCTATGCCGATAATGGTCAGCTAGTGAATCAATCGCCTACGCCCAACTTAGGCATGGACATTGTCACCTTGCTGGCCCGCCAGATCAACGGTGATTTAACCGTTTCACCGCATAATCCTTACCACTATCAACTACGCTTTACGTATGGCTGA
- a CDS encoding IS110 family transposase yields the protein MSIRGIGTATATEIVSATNEMKTITDPKKMGCHAGIAPFN from the coding sequence ATGTCGATTCGGGGCATTGGCACGGCTACGGCTACTGAGATTGTCAGTGCCACCAATGAAATGAAGACGATCACCGACCCCAAAAAGATGGGCTGCCATGCCGGGATAGCCCCCTTTAACTAG
- a CDS encoding reprolysin-like metallopeptidase: protein MPNARLCKLNEAGLRSALINTAKQDERGKTAVTIALPLPNGTSERFTLRETQVLAPALAAANPTFKTYEGTGTLHKEYIIRMSLSSLGLEALIWGVDNDAVYVAKVITPSGSPLYQSYYARDARKAGAVSQPAGDHHCGTVGTTDKPALPGLKATDKGLRMGAGTAAISNGKTIRVFRMAIATTGEWTRNAGRYTESPDDLAKVRTNALAVVMSSVNRINGIYERELACRFTLVNPDTNGPDNIIFDDPATDPYDNTSSSAQLALNQKTVDAKVKTANYDVGHLFGTGGGGVAASPSLCSAGDKARGYSARGTNTGDPFVVDYFAHELGHQFSMDHTYNVRDEDGTTCYTRAADEAYEVASGSTIMSYVGICSEGRNLQQYNDFALPAFHISSITKATTYLASADVAGCGTAAGNTNSIPTVSAGSAYVIPRLTPFTLTATGADADAGDAANLLYSWEEFDLAPANGASGFGGSPSGVYDIDGDGVARPILRAYSPVKSPQRTFPSPAFILNSQTNATPGDNQPGLFYTGTHPTGYPGATCPTGQTCLIGERLPAIARTMTFRVSVRDLRGGVADAGTTVTVVNTPGAFRLTSFDNATTVAGNSQQVVTWNVVGTNQAPINCATVAIKLSTDGGLSFPTTLLASTPNDGSEVVVMPNNVTTTTARLRVEAVGNIFFDISNTNFSINPEVSPGEPIVKVTSTDPNASEGRPSGGGRRAASGARQAAADPGFIQFERNTSQGTLVVNYMIGGTATSGVDFETLPTSITFAEGQTVFIEELDPLEDDIVEGDETVVITLLDSDNYDPDPNELTTTLTIKDGTVTPKAPFSITSVTTVSCTTVTAGERRLTFTPQYAGDNGSPISFSVVNELLPTTNLGPYSLRLYTDNPTVTLSAVQRGTVSTFSYNWLGECTGGTTPPTTPPVGPFSITGATTVRCEVVSGGERRLTFTPTYAGQDGSPVSFSVVNELLPTTSPGPYSLRIYTDNPAITLSAEQRGVVSQFSYRWLEACNANARPSAEQEGTLTVTILGNPVAGNQVEVEVRGAEGQPLHLSLRDEHGHLVSQQTVERSGAVVSQTLRFGPQPAGILVLLVSTLGQSQRVRILKVN from the coding sequence ATGCCTAACGCCAGGCTGTGCAAGCTCAATGAAGCTGGACTGCGCAGCGCGCTGATTAACACGGCCAAGCAGGACGAGCGCGGGAAAACGGCCGTAACGATTGCCCTCCCCTTACCCAACGGCACGAGCGAACGCTTCACCCTGCGTGAAACCCAGGTACTCGCCCCCGCGCTGGCGGCAGCCAACCCCACTTTTAAAACCTACGAGGGCACCGGCACCCTTCATAAGGAGTACATCATTCGGATGAGCCTATCGAGTCTGGGTCTGGAAGCCCTGATCTGGGGCGTTGACAACGATGCCGTTTACGTCGCCAAAGTAATCACTCCGTCCGGTAGCCCGCTGTACCAATCGTATTATGCCCGCGATGCCAGGAAGGCCGGCGCGGTCAGCCAGCCAGCGGGGGATCACCACTGCGGCACTGTCGGTACCACCGACAAACCAGCGTTACCCGGCCTGAAAGCAACCGACAAAGGACTACGCATGGGGGCTGGCACGGCTGCCATCAGCAATGGTAAAACCATTCGCGTGTTCAGAATGGCCATTGCTACCACCGGCGAGTGGACCCGCAACGCCGGCAGGTACACCGAATCGCCCGATGATTTAGCCAAAGTGCGGACCAATGCCCTGGCCGTCGTGATGAGTTCGGTTAACCGCATCAACGGCATTTACGAGCGCGAACTGGCCTGCCGCTTTACGCTGGTTAACCCGGATACCAATGGGCCTGACAATATCATTTTTGACGACCCGGCTACTGATCCTTACGACAATACGTCCAGTTCAGCCCAGTTAGCCCTTAACCAGAAAACGGTCGATGCGAAAGTAAAAACGGCAAACTACGATGTCGGGCATCTGTTCGGCACGGGAGGGGGTGGCGTGGCCGCATCGCCCTCGCTCTGTAGTGCCGGGGATAAAGCACGGGGATACAGTGCCCGGGGCACCAACACGGGTGATCCGTTTGTGGTCGATTATTTTGCCCATGAACTGGGCCATCAGTTTAGTATGGATCATACCTACAACGTGAGAGATGAAGATGGAACGACTTGTTACACGCGGGCCGCAGACGAAGCCTACGAAGTGGCCTCCGGTTCCACCATCATGAGCTACGTGGGCATCTGTAGCGAAGGGCGTAACTTACAGCAGTACAACGACTTTGCCCTGCCGGCCTTCCACATCTCCAGCATCACCAAGGCGACCACGTATCTGGCATCGGCCGATGTAGCAGGTTGTGGTACTGCCGCCGGCAATACGAATAGCATTCCCACCGTTTCGGCGGGCAGCGCGTACGTCATTCCCCGCCTGACGCCCTTCACGCTGACGGCTACCGGGGCTGATGCTGATGCCGGCGATGCGGCCAACCTGCTGTATTCGTGGGAAGAATTTGACCTGGCCCCGGCCAATGGGGCTTCCGGCTTCGGTGGTAGCCCGTCGGGCGTCTACGACATCGATGGTGATGGCGTAGCCCGGCCCATCCTGCGGGCCTACTCGCCGGTGAAGAGTCCCCAGCGCACGTTTCCCAGCCCGGCCTTTATTCTCAATTCGCAGACCAATGCAACACCGGGTGATAATCAGCCGGGTTTGTTCTACACGGGCACCCATCCTACGGGTTATCCGGGTGCCACCTGCCCAACGGGCCAGACCTGCCTCATCGGCGAACGCCTGCCCGCCATTGCCCGGACCATGACTTTTCGGGTATCGGTGCGTGACCTCCGGGGTGGGGTGGCCGACGCCGGGACAACGGTAACCGTCGTGAACACGCCGGGGGCGTTCCGGCTCACCAGCTTCGATAACGCAACGACGGTAGCGGGCAACTCCCAACAAGTGGTTACCTGGAACGTAGTGGGTACCAATCAGGCACCCATTAATTGCGCTACCGTCGCCATCAAACTCTCGACCGACGGTGGTCTTAGCTTCCCAACTACGCTGCTGGCCAGCACACCCAACGATGGGTCGGAGGTGGTGGTGATGCCGAATAATGTTACAACGACGACGGCCCGCCTGCGGGTGGAGGCGGTCGGCAACATCTTTTTCGACATCTCAAACACGAACTTCAGCATCAACCCAGAGGTATCCCCAGGAGAACCTATTGTGAAAGTAACCAGTACGGATCCCAACGCGTCGGAAGGCCGCCCAAGCGGCGGTGGCCGCCGGGCGGCTTCGGGAGCCAGACAAGCAGCGGCTGATCCGGGGTTTATTCAGTTTGAGCGTAACACCAGCCAGGGAACGCTGGTAGTTAACTACATGATTGGTGGTACGGCCACTAGTGGAGTCGATTTTGAAACCCTGCCCACCTCCATTACGTTTGCCGAAGGCCAAACGGTATTTATCGAAGAACTGGATCCGCTGGAGGACGACATTGTTGAGGGCGACGAGACAGTGGTGATTACCCTGCTGGATAGTGATAACTACGATCCCGATCCTAATGAACTGACTACCACCCTGACGATAAAAGACGGTACGGTAACGCCCAAGGCTCCATTTTCGATTACGAGTGTCACGACGGTGAGTTGCACAACGGTTACGGCCGGCGAACGCCGGTTAACGTTTACCCCCCAGTACGCGGGTGACAACGGGAGTCCCATCAGTTTCTCGGTCGTCAACGAGCTGCTGCCTACTACCAACCTGGGTCCCTACTCGCTACGGCTCTACACGGATAACCCAACCGTCACTCTGAGCGCGGTACAGCGCGGCACCGTGAGTACATTTAGCTACAATTGGCTCGGCGAATGTACCGGTGGTACAACGCCCCCTACTACTCCGCCAGTGGGTCCGTTCAGCATCACGGGTGCCACGACGGTGCGCTGTGAAGTCGTCTCGGGGGGTGAGCGCCGGCTGACCTTCACGCCAACTTACGCCGGTCAGGATGGCAGCCCCGTCAGCTTCTCGGTCGTCAACGAGCTACTGCCCACCACCAGCCCGGGACCCTACAGTCTGCGGATCTATACGGATAATCCGGCCATCACGCTCAGTGCCGAGCAGCGCGGGGTGGTCAGCCAGTTCAGCTACCGCTGGCTGGAGGCCTGTAACGCAAATGCCCGGCCATCGGCTGAGCAGGAAGGTACTTTAACGGTGACGATATTGGGTAACCCAGTAGCCGGGAATCAGGTAGAGGTGGAAGTTCGGGGGGCTGAGGGCCAGCCACTGCATCTGTCCCTCCGTGATGAACACGGTCATTTGGTGAGCCAGCAGACGGTCGAACGGTCGGGAGCGGTGGTCAGTCAGACGCTCCGGTTTGGTCCCCAGCCGGCGGGTATACTGGTGCTGCTAGTTAGTACACTTGGCCAGAGCCAGCGGGTCAGAATCCTCAAGGTAAACTAA
- a CDS encoding LytR/AlgR family response regulator transcription factor, translating to MIGSLRCAIIEDEPLAQQLLQKYVRRVPSLDLVATFDDAITAFEQLPGIQPEVIFLDINMPEMTGLEFLQAYPLPHPLVVMTTANPHHALEGFELGVVDYLLKPIAFDRFLKAIGRVKERMPKTAPGPAANHPLSDEARTRSTDGPLAIDSPTADFIYLKTDKKLEQIHLHELVYAEALGDYIKVFLPDRFVVTHLTMTKLAETLPPDRFLRINRSFIIQLRHVKVLEGNSVLLSTGDNLVIGSSYRDAVKERIRREQIG from the coding sequence ATGATTGGCTCGCTACGCTGTGCTATTATCGAAGATGAGCCATTAGCGCAACAACTTCTCCAGAAATACGTCCGGCGTGTTCCCTCGCTTGATCTGGTGGCGACCTTCGATGACGCCATTACGGCCTTCGAGCAACTGCCCGGCATACAGCCCGAGGTTATTTTTCTGGATATCAACATGCCTGAGATGACGGGGCTGGAGTTTCTACAGGCTTACCCTTTGCCCCACCCCCTCGTGGTGATGACAACGGCTAATCCCCATCATGCCCTGGAAGGCTTTGAGCTGGGCGTCGTTGATTACTTACTTAAGCCTATTGCCTTCGATCGCTTTCTCAAAGCCATCGGTCGGGTTAAGGAGCGGATGCCCAAAACGGCTCCGGGCCCCGCAGCCAACCATCCCTTGTCGGATGAAGCCAGAACACGTTCTACCGATGGGCCGCTAGCCATTGATTCGCCGACAGCCGACTTCATCTACCTGAAGACCGACAAAAAGCTCGAACAGATTCACCTCCATGAGCTGGTCTACGCCGAAGCCCTGGGCGACTATATCAAGGTATTCCTGCCGGATCGGTTCGTGGTCACCCATTTAACGATGACCAAGCTGGCCGAAACCCTCCCCCCGGACCGCTTTCTGCGGATCAACCGGTCGTTCATCATTCAGCTCCGCCATGTAAAAGTCCTGGAGGGGAACTCGGTGCTGTTGTCGACCGGTGATAATCTGGTAATTGGTTCCAGTTACCGCGATGCCGTTAAGGAGCGAATCCGGCGGGAACAGATCGGCTGA